The Pseudomonadota bacterium region TAAACCTAAGGCTCTTTAGACCATTCCCGACAAAAGAACTATTATTCGCATTGAAGGGCAAAAAAAGGGTTGCGGTGATCGAGCGGGTTATGCCAGGTGGTGCTACAAACGGCCCCCTCTTTAACGAAATCTCATCCCTTGTCCATAGCAATCGAATGAATATATCTATAGAGGATTATATTGTCGGCCTCGGTGGGAGAGACGTCCTTCCAGAAGATTTTAGAGATATATTCGATGAAATAAAAGCTACCCCGGGAAAAAGGACCAAATCAAAGAAAGACAAAAACTTTAGTGTAATAGGGGTGAGAGGATGATGTTACCAAGTATTGATATCTATGCGGCAAATACAGTTTCAAGGGAAGAATTTGCCGTCTCGGGTCACAGGGCATGCCAGGGTTGTGCAGAGATACTTGCAGTAAGGTTAGCCCTTAAAGCTTTTGGACGTAATACAATAATGGTAATGGCCACAGGCTGTATGGAGATTATATCTACTCCGCTCCCTACTACTGATTGGAAACTACCATGGATCCATGTTGCCTTTGAGAACGCCGCCGCTGTTGCATCAGGTGTTGAATCGGCACTCAAGATTCTCATGGAAAAGAATAAGATTCCACGGAAGGATATCAATGTGGTTACTATAGGTGGTGACGGTGGAACAAGTGATATAGGACTCCAGGCACTCTCAGGTGCACTGGAGCGAGGACACAAGTTTACCTATATATGTGTGGATAACGAAGCCTATATGAATACAGGGATTCAACGTTCATCTTCCACACCATATGGTGCCATGACTACTACAACCCCTCCTGGAAAGAAGAGTATAGGACAATCCACTTGGAAGAAGGATATGCCAAAAATTGCTGCAGCCCATAACATTCCTTATGTTGCCACAGCCTGTCCTTCATACCCCTTTGACCTTCTTGCCAAAATAAAGAAGGCAAAAATGGTATATGGACCATCATATATCCATGTACTCTCGGTATGTCCCACGGGCTGGAGGATACCTTCTAATATGGCGATAAGATATGGAAGGCTTGCGGTTGAGACAGGTATATTCCCATTATACGAGATAGAAAACGGCGAATACAGACTTACATATAATCCGGAACCGCTGAGGCAGGTTGGAGATTACCTTAACGGGCAGGGCAGGTTCAGACACCTGACCCCCGAGACAATATCAGAGATACGGGAACACGTGAATGCAGATTGGGAGAGATTGAAACATTTATGCGGAGTGAAGTAGTGGGTATAAAAAAATTAGGTGGTAGACATTATATTATATTCTGCCTACTGCCTACTGATTTCTGCTTACTGATTACCTAAGAAGGGGGTATTATGGAGGTTGATATTGGAAAGCTAAACACCATTTTAAACAAGTATGGCGGGGATAAATCATATATACTCGCTATGTTTCAAGATATTCAAAAGGAATACAGATACCTGCCAAAAGATACCCTCAAATATATATGTGACAAATTAAATATACCATTTAGCAAGGGTTATGAGGTTGCCACATTTTACAAAGCTATTTCTCTCAAACCGAGAGGTAAACATACGATCCATGTATGTCTTGGAACAGCGTGCCATCTTCGTGGTGGGCCAAACATTCTTGATTCATTTGAACGTGTGCTCAACGTAAAGAAGGGGGATACAACCGGAGACGGTATGTTTACCCTTGAATCAGTGAATTGTCTTGGTGCATGTGCCTTAGCGCCTCTTGTAAAGGTTGATGAAAAGGACTTTGGAAAGACAACGTCAGTTACGGTTAATAAGATAATCAGTGAATTTAAAGATGGAGAATAATTATGATTATTTCGCCTGAACAACTCGATAACATTGCTTTAGAATACAAGAAAAAGGTTAAAATATATGACAAGGTCGTAAAAATCTGCTGCGGAACAGGCTGTATATCATCAGGGTCTCTTAAATTATACGATAGATTTAAGGATATTATTAATCTTGAGGGTCTTGCAGCAAAGGTGCTTGTAAAAAAAACGGGTTGCCATGGATTGTGCGAGAGAGGACCTATTGTTGTTTTTGGTGATGATGAAATATTATATCAAAGTGTCGGTAAAAGAAATGTAAATGAGGATGTAAAGTCGTTAATAGAAACTATTAAAAGTAATAAGATTGCAGATAAACTCCTCTATAAAGGCGATGATAAAACCAAAAGGTATGTGTCACCCCTCGATATTCCGTTCTACGCGGGTCAAAATAGGATTGTTCTCTCTCTAAATGGCACAATCGACCCTGAAGATATAGATGAGTATATACAACGGGGAGGTTACAGGGCACTCTACAAAGCACTCAAAATGAATACAGATGAAATTATCGATTGGGTGCAAAAATCAGGTTTACGAGGGAGAGGTGGGGGTGGTTTTCCCACAGGTGCAAAATGGCGTTCCTGCAAAGATGCTGAAGGACAACCTAAATATATTCTTGCAAATGGAGATGAGGGAGATCCCGGTGCCTTTATGGATAGGTCGCTTATGGAAGGAAATCCTCATGCTGTACTTGAAGGGATGATCATAGGTGGCTATGCCATTGGCTCTAATCAGGGATATATATATGTGAGGGATGAGTATCCTCTTGCCGTTAATAGACTTTCAAAGGCGATTGAAAAGGCGAGGGAATATGGCTTCCTCGGTAGAAATATATTTAATTCAGGCTTTAAATTCGACATCACCATATTCAGGGGTGGCGGTGCCTTTGTCTGTGGGGAATCCACGGCACTTATGTCCTCTATCGAGGGCAAAGCTGGAGAACCAAGGGCAAAATATGTCCACACAGTGGAGAAAGGACTCTGGGAAAAACCTTCAAATTTAAACAATGTTGAGACATGGGCCTGTGTTCCCCATATAATCAATAAAGGATGGGAATGGTTTGCATCGATTGGTACTCAAGGAAGTAAAGGGACAAAGGTCTTTTCGCTTGTAGGTAAGGTAAAAAATACAGGGTTAATAGAAGTCCCGATGGGAATGACATTAAGGGAAATTATCTTTGGACTGGGAGGGGGTATTCAAGGGGATAAAAAATTCAAGGCAGTTCAAACCGGTGGTCCATCTGGCGGTTGTATACCTGCAGAATATCTTGAAATGCCTGTAGATTTTGATTCCCTTACAAAACTCGGTTCTATGATGGGCTCTGGTGGGATGATAGTTATGGATGAGAGAAACTGTATGGTAGACGTGGCACGCTATTTTTTAACATTTCTTGTCGAGGAATCCTGCGGAAAGTGTACACCATGCAGGGAAGGCGTGAGAAGGATGTATGAGATTGTGGAGCGTATATGCAATGGGAATGGGGATAAGGGCGATATTGAACATCTTGAAGAGCTTGCAAGGGCAATCAATCTGGGTTCTCTTTGCGCCCTCGGTCAAAGTGCACCCAATCCTGTCCTCTCAACAATCAAATATTTTAAAGATGAATACCTGGCACATATAGAAGATAAGAAGTGCCCTGCTGGTGTATGCAAAGCCCTTATAAAATTCAGTATTGTTCCGGAAAAATGCACCGGCTGTACCCTTTGCGCCCATGAATGCCCTGTCAAGTGTATAACAGGGAAGAAAAAGGAAGTACATACAATAGATCAGGCACAATGTATACGATGTGGTACCTGCTATGATAATTGCCGTTTTGATGCGATAAAAATCGAATAGGGAGATATAATTATGGTTGAGTTCAAGATAAATGGCAAATTGGCAAAGGGAGAAAAAGGCGAGCCTATTCTTAATATAGCAAGAAGGGAAGGTCATGTTATACCAAGCCTCTGTTACCATGAAACCCTTGGTTCTGATGGCAGGTGCAGACTGTGTGTAGTAGAGGTAAGGAAGGGAAACAGAAAAAGAATTGTTACATCATGTCTGTATGGTGCAGAGAATGGCATTGAGGTATATACAGAATCGCCTGATGTCTGGCTTGTCAGAAAAACTGTTCTTGAGCTTTTACTCGCCAGATGTCCGGATTCAGAAATAATCCACCATCTTGCCGGACAATACGGTGTAAAGAATGTTAGGTACACCAAGGACAAGGATAAAGGGAAATGTATTTTATGCAGTTTATGTGTAAGAACCTGTGAGTCAATTGTAGGTGTCTCTGCCATTGACATGAGCGGTAAGGGCCCTGCAAAAAAGGTTACAACACCATTTGATGAACCATCGGATGTATGTATAGGATGCGGCGCCTGTGTTGTGGTGTGTCCAACAGGACACATCTATATGGAGGATAAAAGTGGTGTAAGGACAATCTGGAAAAAGCAGTTTGAGCTTGCCAGATGCCCAAAATGTGGTAGATACCATGCGCCTGTTGAGCAACTGCAATTCATCTCACAAAAATCAGGAACATCCGTTGATGAACTGCTTGTATGTCAGGATTGCAAGTAGTCAATTTATAAAAATGAATAATATTTAAATAAATTAATATATATTGAAAAAGTTTTTTAAAAAAAATATAATAAGTGATTAATATCACTGAAAAAGTTTTTATTTTACTATAAATATATTGTATACTATAGATGAACTATTGAATATTAAATAAGGGATATAGTATGTCCATTGACCTATACAAAATAGGGCAATTTCTAAAAGAAAAAAGGGAAGAAAAAGGATTAACAATAGTTGAAATATCAAATGTTTTATTTTTAAGAAAATCATTAATAGAGGCTATTGAATCTGGTAATTGGGATGTTCTACCTCATCCAGTATATGTAAAAGGCTACATAAAAGAATACGCAAGTTTATTAAAGGTTTACGATGAAATAGTTCACGATTTGGTTGAAGAAAACAATGCTGTGGTCATAGATGTTCCAGTACAACAGAAATCCGAACCAAAGCGTAAAAAACTATCTAAAACAATATTATTATATCCCGTAACCATTGCCCTTATAATAACAGTTTTTTTTATCTTCAATAAAACACAAAACAACCAAACACCAACCATAAAATTAGGGAATGCAACAGGACATATTTCTGCAAGTTCATATAACAATAATGGTGTTGATAAAAAAAATATCCCTAATATTCCTGACGTAAAAAGACTCATGATTACCTGTCATGAAAGAACATGGATAAGCGTTGTTATTGACGAAACAGAGAAAAAGGAATTTATGCTAAACCCGCAGGAAATTATAATGTTGAATGCAAAAGAAAAGTTTGACCTACTCATTGGAAATGCAGGTGGTGTAAAACTTTTCTTAAATGGCAAAGATATTGAATTCACTGGAAAAAACGGTGAAGTAAAGAGAATTAAATTATCGTAATAAGTAATCAGAAATCAGTGGCTTAACCTTTCCATTTCCTGGGCTGAAATATCAAAATTTGCGTATACATGCTGAACATCATCAGAATCCTCTAACGCCTCCATTAATTTTAACATGGTTTCTGCGTTTTTCGCTTCAATCTTTACATAATTCTGGGGCATCATGCTAATTTCAGCAACAATATATTTAATACCATTTTTATCAAAGACTTTTTTAACTGGCTCAAAGCTTGAAAGGTTAGTTACGACTTCTATTTCATTTTCGTCTTCAGTAATATCCTCTGCGCCTGCTTCAAGGGCAATTTCCATTATTTTATCTCCATCTACAGCATTTTTGTCAAAGGAAATATAACCCTTTTTGCTGAATAACCAGGAAACACTACCTGCTTCGGCAAGGTTACCGTTGAGTCTTGTAAGGATGTAGCGAACATCGGCTGTTGTCCTCTTTTTGTTATCTGTTAATGTTTCTATAAGAATTGCAACCCCACCGGGTCCATATCCTTCATAGGTATGTTCTTCATAACGTTCTCCACCTTCAAGGGCGCCGGTTCCTTTTTTTATAGCCTTTTCAATATTATCTTTTGGCATATTCTCAGCCTTTGCCTGGGCAATCGCAACCCTGAGTCTTGCATTTGCTTCTGGATCACCCCCGCTAATGCGGGCAGCGGTCGTAATTTCTTTAATCAGCTTAGTAAATATTTTACCCCGCTTTGCATCAGCAGCGCCCTTTTTATGTTTAATTGAACTCCATTTACTATGTCCGGACATTGGTCCCCCCGAGAATTGAATGGTGGGCGATATTGGATTCGAACCAACGACCTCTGGTATGTGAGACCAGCGCTCTAACCATCTGAGCTAATCGCCCTTTAGTATTATTTTTATTATACCATATTTCAAATGTCAATATAAAGACAGGATGTGAATTTTGTTTAATTTTTTCTATCAATCATTTATTATCTTCCTATGAGCAGGTTTGTTTTTGGGCCCGTTCCTTCCAGAAGATTGGGGTTTTCATTAGGGGTAGATATTATTCCAAAAAAATATTGTAGTTTTGATTGTATATACTGCCAGATTGGAAAAACTACAAACAAAGAAATACTAAGGAAAGGTTTCTTTAACCCCTACGAAATAGTGAAAGAGGTAATTGAAAAGGCAAGTATATCAAAACATATCGATTTCATAACATTTTCAGGTTCTGGCGAGCCCACATTAAATTCAAATATTGGTTTGATGATTAATGAGATTAAAAAAAGAATAAATATACCAGTATCAGTCATTACTAACGGATCACTATTATTTAAAGAAGATGTGAGGAATGACCTCAAAACAGCAGACATTGTTCTGCCGTCATTGGATGCTGCGAGTGAAGACATATTTCGATACATAAATAGACCACATAGCTTGATAGAGCTTAGTTTATTAACAAAAGGTCTGAAAGAATTTAGAGATGAGTACCGTGGTAAGATATGGCTTGAGATTATGTTGATTAAAGGTATAAATGACGACATTGAAGAACTGAAAAAATTTAAAGATATTTTAAAATATCTTAATGTGGACAAAATCCAGCTTAATACAGTAACAAGGCCACCAAGTGAAGAAATAAAAGGCAGAATTAAAAAGACTGAGCTCGAGGAAATAAGCAAATTTTTTGGAAATAATTGTGAAGTAATATGCACATTCGAAAAGATTATTGTAAAAAATGAAAAAGAAGACTGGACAGAAATGGTATTAGATATTCTCAAAAGAAGGTCACTAAGTTTAGATGATATAGTAAAAATTACAGGTGTGTCGTTTTCCAAGGCTAAAAACCAATTACATGTAATGGAAAAAAAGGGGAAAATAAAAAGTTTTCATTTTGGCGAGGGTATCTTCTATTTAAAGAATGAATGACATTGTAGTAGTCATAAACCAATATAAAGAAATTGTAGAGAAATTGTTATTGACAAATTGCTGTGCCAAAATTTACTATAAATCTGTATCGTAATTTTCCTGCCTAAAAAACTTTCAAGGGGGGCTACAATGTTTTATACAGAAACGAAAGAATGGCATACAGAAAAAATGATATGGCGAACGATAAAATCATTGAAATCAAACTATTTTGATGCAGTATCTTTTACAAAAAGAGAGGAACTGGTTAATGCAGTGCTGAGCTATGTAAAGCCGAAGATGAAAGTCGGCTTTGGTGGTTCTATAACCATAAGGGAACTGGGTATTGTTGAGAGACTGAAGAAGGAGGATGTAACACTCCTCGACCATTGGAAAGAAGGGCTTGCAAAAGAAGAGATAGATAAAATCAGAATGCAGCAACTAACGTCAGATCTTTTCATCTCCGGTGCTAATGCGATAACGGAAAAGGGTGAAATAATCAATATTGACGGGTTCGGGAACAGAATCAACAGTATCACATTTGGTCCCAAGAAGGTCATCATCATTGCAGGTTATAATAAGATAGTTCCGGATATAGATGCAGGACTGGAGAGAATCAAAAGGATAGCTGCGCCTATCAATGCAAAAAGGTTGAATCTTACGCTGCCATGTACTGAGACAGGTTACTGCCATGACTGTAAGTCTGAAGCAAGAATATGCAGGGTTATATCTATTATACAGCGAAAACCATATTCAACAGACATCTCAATTTTCTTAATGAATGAAGAACTGGGCTTTTAAGGAGGGTTATATGAAAATCAAAAGGGCTGTGATAAGCGTATCAAACAAATCTGGCTTACAGGAATTGGCATCCTTCCTAAAAAACTATAGTGTTGAAATATTATCTACTGGTGGAACGAAGAAGTACCTTGACGGAATAGGGGTTAGCCCCATAGAAGTAAGTGCATACACTGGTTTTCCTGAAATAATGGATGGAAGGGTAAAAACACTTCACCCAAAAGTCCATGGTGGCATCCTCAATATCAGGGATAACAAAGAACATCAAAAGGCAATGGAATCCTTGAATATAAAACATATCGACATGATAGTTGTGAATCTTTACCCCTTCAAAGAAGTAATAAGCAAGGGATGTACATTTGAAGAAGCTATAGAAAACATAGATATTGGCGGGCCATCAATGATTAGAGCAGCAGCAAAAAATTTCAAGTATGTCACAGTAGTTATTGATCCGGATGACTACTCAAGGGTTATGGAGAATATGAAGGCTAATAACGGGGAAACAACAGAGGATTTGAGGTTTTATCTTGCAAAAAAGGTATTCTACTCAACTTCCGAGTACGATAGCAATATCTATAAATATTTATCAAAAATAAAACGTTAAAAGGAAGAAATATATGAAAATTCTTGTATTAGGGGGTGGTGGTAGAGAACATGCCCTTATATGGAAACTATCGCAGTCAAAAAATGTAAAAGCCTTATACTGTGTGCCAGGCAATGGTGGAATTTCTGAAATGGCAGACTGTATTGAAATGGATATAAATGACATAAGAGGCCTTATTGACTTCTCCAAAAAGGAATATATAGAGTTAGTTGTAGTCGGACCTGAAGGCCCGTTGGCATCTGGTGTTGTGGACGCTTTTGAAAAAGAAGGTATACCAATATTTGGTCCGCCTAAAAAGGGAGCACAGATAGAAACAAGTAAAATTTTTGCGAAAGAGTTGATGGACAGACATAAAGTACCAACTGCATCTTTTGAAACATTCTTCAAATATAACGATGCGCAAACATATCTAAAAAGTATCCAACCTCCTTATGTTATCAAAGCTGATGGGCTATGTGCAGGAAAGGGGGCTTATGTAATATTCGACAAACAGGAAGGTGAAGATGTTTTAAGGGCATTGATGGTAGAACTCATCCATGGAAATGCCGGTAAAAATGTAATTGTTGAGCACTTTTTACCAGGCGTTGAGGCTTCGTATATAGCCTTCACCGATGGTATATCAATCCTTCCATTGCTCGCCTCTCAGGATCATAAGCCATTACTCGATGATGACAGAGGTCCAAACACAGGTGGCATGGGCGCATATACACCGATACCCTTTATAAACAGTGCAATGGAAAGGGATATTAACGACTCAATCATGAATAGAACAATTCATGCCCTGAGCAATGAAGGTATTGATTATAAAGGCGCACTCTATGGCGGGTTAATGTTAAGGAACAATGAGCCGTATGTTCTTGAGTTTAATGCACGATTGGGAGATCCTGAAACCCAACCGATACTGTTTAAAATGGAAAGCGACATTCTCCCTATTTTGCTTGCCTGTGTCGAAGGTAAGTTGGACAGCATAAAAAAAATTGAATGGAAAAGTGGTGTCTCTGTATGTGTAGTAGTCGCATCAAGGGGTTACCCGGATAAACCCGAAAAGGGAAAAATTATCAAGGGATTGGAAAAACTTAAAAATGAAAAAGATGTTATTGTATTCCACGCAGGAACAAAAAAGGTCGGAAATGACTATTACACTTCAGGTGGAAGGGTTTTAGGAGTAACTGCAACAGGAGAAACATTTAAAGACGCAATTAACAAGGTCTATGAGGCTGTCTCATGTATAGAGTTTGACGGCATGCATTACAGGAAGGACATAGGCAGAAAAGCGTTAAATACAGGGAATAGGGGATAGGGTTTTAGGGGTTAGTAATGCTATCCCTGTACCATGAACCCTAAAGATGGAGGAAAAAATGGGTAAGGAGCATAATATAGGTCTTATTCCAGGCGATGGAACGGGCCCTGAGGTTATTGCTGAAGGCGTAAAGGTTTTGAATGCAACATCAAAAAAATTAGGATTTGTCTTAAAATTTAATGAGTATGACTTAGGTGGAGCAAGATATATAAAAACTGGAGAAACTCTCCCAGATAGTATCTTAAATGAATTAAGGCAATATGACGCCATATATCTCGGAGCTATCGGGCATCCCGATGTAAGACCAGGGATATTAGAGAAGGAGATCCTTTTAAGGATAAGGTTCGAACTCGATCAGTACATAAACCTGAGGCCTATTAAACTATACGAAGGTGTTGAAACGCCTTTAAAAAATAAAGGACCTAAAGAAATAGATTTCGTGGTGATAAGAGAAAATACAGAAGGGCTCTATACCGGTGCAGGTGGGGTCCTTAAAAGGGGTACCAAAGATGAGGTCGCCACACAAGAATCTATAAATACAAGGAAAGGTGTTGAAAGGTGTATAAGGTTTGCATATGAATATACCCAAAAGCGTAACAAAAACAAGAAACTCACTCTATGTGGCAAGACAAATGTCCTCACCTACGCATTTAATTTATGGGAAAGAACATTTTATGAACTCTCAAAGGAATATCCTGACATTAAAACCGAGTATGTCCATGTTGATGCAACCTGTATGTGGATGGTAAAAAATCCAGAATGGTTTGATGTGATTGTGACTGATAATATGTTTGGCGATATAATAACGGACCTTGGGGCTATGATCCAAGGTGGAATGGGCATAGCCTGTGGTGGAAATATCAATCCAAACGGTGTATCAATGTTTGAGCCTATTGGTGGTTCAGCCCCCAAATACACTGGTAAGAATGTTATAAATCCCTTAGCAGCAATACTTGCCGGGGGAATGATGCTTGAATTTATCGGGGAAAAAGAAGGTGCAAACATTATAGAAAATGCAGTACAAAAAGCACTTACACAAGATATAAAATCCCTTGATGCTGGCAAAATGGGAATGGGGACAAAGGAAGTAGGCGACCTTATTGTACGAAATGTTTTAAATTATTAAGTTTTTTTATTCTTCAATTCCTTTAGTTTCTTACTTAACGTATTCCTATTCATACCTAACAATTTTGCTGCTTTTGAAACATTATTCTTTGCAACCCTCATTGCTGCATTGATAAATACCTTTTCAATGATTGTTTGAATATTTAAAAGTATGTTGTCATTATTATCAGTTTTAGATAATAATAATTTATCTACTATAGTATCAGTTTTTACTTCAAGATTTTTATATAAGTTACTAATATCAATATATTTATTAGTATTTTCCATATAAAATAATATACTACTTAACATTAATACTATATCATTGAATGCTATGATGTTACATAATTTTTCTTCCTGTATTGCAATATTTTACAATATACATTGAACTAAAAAATTTCTTTCATCGACGACATTATTATAAACAAGTTGCTTTTAACCAGACTATCATTTATTTAGATCCTTAAAAAATGTACCAAATTCTCCTTTATCCGAAGCTTAACCTATAAAATTCCTCAGTTTGTAAATAGTGTTTTACACTGCTATTAAAAAAGCGATTTTTTCTCTTGACAAGGCAGCCATTTATTTTTAAATTGTATACAATTATTATGTATTAACGTTCCAAGGCAATACAATAAGAAAATTTAAGGAGGTTGCAATGGGTGAGCTGTTCAAGTGGGACTACTGAGGACAATTTGAATGACAAAGATGGTTTTGTTACAGATGCTGATGTGGCCTACATTAGGGAAAGAGCCAAAGGAGTAGTAGGCGGTATCTGCTGTATACAAGGGGTCTATATGGATGAGAAGCGGCAGGGCCAGGGCTATGTGGGTCAGGCGGCTTGCTGGGATGATAAGTATATTCCAGGCTTGAAGAGGCTTGCAGATGCAATTCATGAAGAGAAAGCTGTGGCTTCGTGTCAGTTGATGCACTGCGGTCGTGTTGGTGCTGTTGAGGTAGAATACTGTCATGGTCCATCACCAGTACCACAGAGATTAAGGATATTCAGACCAGTCCAGGTAATGACCAAGGATGATATCAAACGGTGTGTCGATCAACATGCTACTGCTGCAGAGAGACTCTGCAAGGCAGGTTTTGACATCGTTGAGATCTCAGGTATCGTCGGCTACCTTATCTCGAACTTCATCTCGAGCTACACCAACAAAAGAACTGATGAATATGGTGGTGATATCCGGGGAAGGATGAGGATGGTTGTAGAGCTTATTCAAGCAGTCAAGAAGGTTATCGGTGATCGCCCCTTAGGGGTTCGCCTTTGCTCCGATGAGCTCCTCGATGATGTCCGTGGAAACACGCCGGAAGAGTCGATGATTACGTATCAGATAGCTGAAGAGGCTGGAGCAGATTACATGAGCGTTACCCTCGGCTGGCAGGAATCAATCTACCCGGTTATCAGCAGAGATATCCCTCAGGGGAACTGGCTCTTCCTTGCAGAACGCGCCAAAAAACATATCAAGATACCTGTCCAGATGGCTTACAGGCTCTTTAATCCTGCAATACCCAATAAGGCTATTGGAGATGGCAAACTGGATTTCTGGGAAATGTGCCGTCCCATGATTGCTGATCCACATATGCCGAAAAAGGTCCTGGAAGGAAGAGAGGATGAAATCAGGCCATGTGTGGCATGCAATCTCTGTCTTGCAAGACTCTTCCGCGATGCCCCTATGACATGCTACATAAACCCGGTTTGTGCCCATGACCACGATCCAAAGTTTCACATTACACCAGCAGAAATGAAGAAGAAGATCATGATCGTCGGTGCAGGGGCTGCTGGTTTGGAATGTGCGTGGGTTGCCGCAGAGAGAGGGCATGAGGTCCATGTATACGATAAGCTGACGGAAGTAGGGGGAACCCTCCTTGAGGCACGTAAAGCGCCTTATGGAGATGAGGAACTTTATTATCAGATAAATTTTGCAAAGGCAAAATCTGATAAGGCAGGCGTAAAATTCCATTTAGGCATAGAAGTAACACCAGAACTAATTGACGAAGAAATGCCCGACACAGTTGTCCTGGCAGTGGGACCTAAATACATTAAAGGGACTGCCCCTGGTTTCGATAAACCCAATGTTGTTGGCGTTCTTGATGTTTTAGCCGGAAAAGCCAAGGTCGGAGAAAACATTGTCGTCTGGGGTAACAAAAAACCAGGCGTCGGCGTTGCTCTATATCTCGCAAAACAGAAAAAGAAGGTAACCATTGTCGGTAGAAATAAAGATTTTGCGATTGATATTAATCCTTCCTTCAGGTGGCGCTATAATGCATATTTACGACAAAATGGTGTAACTGTGTATAACGATTGTGACATCGTAGAGATTACCAACAACAGTGTCACCGCAATGACCTATGATGGTTATCAGATTCCCATCAAGACAGATACTGTGGTCTGCACTGAACGTGCTCCGAACCAAGATTTAAAGAATGCAGTAAAAGACTTAGGTGTGGAGATTTTTGAAATAGGAGACATGGTAATACCTCGTAACCTGTCAAGTGCGGTCCATGATGGTTATAAAGTAGGCCTAAGGATTTAAAACTAATTAAGGAGGGATAATATGCCTGTTGATGCAGAAAAGGAAATAAGTCGCTTATGGAGGGCATTACATGGTGCCCAAGATAGCACTATAAAAACATTTTATCAGTGGCGTAATGCTGCTGTGGGGCTGCTTCCAAATGCTAATCCATCAGAAATTGCTTTAAAAGGCTGGGAAGCCATGGCTCAGAATATGGGTAAATCATTTCTCCCGAGGCTGAGCTTCTCTAAAGGTGAAGAGGCCTTTTTAAAACAAGTTGCAGGACTTTATGTGAATACCTGGCAGGGTTACGGTGCTGTGGTAAAAGTTGAAAAAGGCAGTAACCCTATGGAAGCTTTTATTAAATGGGAAAGGTGCCCATGGCCATCGTTTGCAAAGGATTTTGATGCTCCTTTAAAAGAAGATGTGACCGGATGCGACCTCGTTCTTCAGATA contains the following coding sequences:
- a CDS encoding FAD-dependent oxidoreductase, which gives rise to MSCSSGTTEDNLNDKDGFVTDADVAYIRERAKGVVGGICCIQGVYMDEKRQGQGYVGQAACWDDKYIPGLKRLADAIHEEKAVASCQLMHCGRVGAVEVEYCHGPSPVPQRLRIFRPVQVMTKDDIKRCVDQHATAAERLCKAGFDIVEISGIVGYLISNFISSYTNKRTDEYGGDIRGRMRMVVELIQAVKKVIGDRPLGVRLCSDELLDDVRGNTPEESMITYQIAEEAGADYMSVTLGWQESIYPVISRDIPQGNWLFLAERAKKHIKIPVQMAYRLFNPAIPNKAIGDGKLDFWEMCRPMIADPHMPKKVLEGREDEIRPCVACNLCLARLFRDAPMTCYINPVCAHDHDPKFHITPAEMKKKIMIVGAGAAGLECAWVAAERGHEVHVYDKLTEVGGTLLEARKAPYGDEELYYQINFAKAKSDKAGVKFHLGIEVTPELIDEEMPDTVVLAVGPKYIKGTAPGFDKPNVVGVLDVLAGKAKVGENIVVWGNKKPGVGVALYLAKQKKKVTIVGRNKDFAIDINPSFRWRYNAYLRQNGVTVYNDCDIVEITNNSVTAMTYDGYQIPIKTDTVVCTERAPNQDLKNAVKDLGVEIFEIGDMVIPRNLSSAVHDGYKVGLRI